The genomic region TGCGGATAAGGGGCGCGCCGAAGCGCTGCACTAGCCGCTGGGTGCCCGACCAGCCCGGCACCATGCCGATGCCGGTTTCGGGCAAACCGAATTTGGCGTGGGGCTCGGCGAGGCGAAAATCGGCAACCGCCGCTAGTTCCAACCCGCCGCCCAGGGCATGGCCGTTGAGGGCCGCGATAACGGGAACGCGCAACCGGGTCCAGCGGTCGAATACTCGGTGCCCTGTGCGCACCCAGGCGCGCCACATGTCCAACGGTGCAAGCCCGCCCCAATCGGCGATATCACCCCCTGCGCAAAACCCCCGCCCCTCGCCGGTGAGCAGAATGCAGCGGCAGTCCGACGCGGTTTCAATAGCGTCCGCCGCCTCATCCAGCGCCCGGATCATCGCCGCCGTCAGGGCGTTGAATTTCGCTGGACGCGCCAGGGTGACAATCGCCAGCGGCCCGTCGAAGTTCAGGCGCACGTCTTCGGTTGACAGGGTCGTCATTCGGCAACCTCCCGCAGGCGCCGCGCGCCGGGGCCGGGCTGAAACAGCGCCGCCTCCATTAGCTTCGGCGGGGTCGGCACGAGCAGCGGAAACTCCGACTGCGCTAGAATATCCCGGTCGAGATCGACCCCCGGCGCGATTTCCGTGACTGCCAGCCCCTCCGGGGTCAGGCGCAGCACGCAGCGCTCGGTGACGTAGGTAATATCCTGCCCTTGGGCGACGGCTCTACGGCCCGAGAAGGACACATGCTCGACCGCGCGCACCAGCTTCTTCACCTTACCCTCGCGCCGGATCACCAAGCCGCCCTTCTCGATGGCCAAATCGGCTCCCGCCGAGAAAAAGCCGGAGAAGATGATCTTCTTCGCGTGGGCTGTAATATCGACGAACCCGCCCGCCCCCGCCGTCACATGGGGGCGCACGCCGAGCTTCGAGACATTCACGCAGCCGTCTTGATCGATTTGTAGGAAGGACAGGAGCGAGGCATCGAACCCGCCGCCCTGGAAGTAAGTGAATTGATAGGGCGAAGGCACAATCGCTTCGGCATTGGCCGCGCAGCCGAACTGAAA from Elstera cyanobacteriorum harbors:
- a CDS encoding enoyl-CoA hydratase/isomerase family protein, with the protein product MTTLSTEDVRLNFDGPLAIVTLARPAKFNALTAAMIRALDEAADAIETASDCRCILLTGEGRGFCAGGDIADWGGLAPLDMWRAWVRTGHRVFDRWTRLRVPVIAALNGHALGGGLELAAVADFRLAEPHAKFGLPETGIGMVPGWSGTQRLVQRFGAPLIRKLCFTGVVLTASEALAAGLIDEVVPEGSVLDRAQALAAQISQRAPVAVSLAKDLINAAEGEGGASAFESIAGALVAYTDDCREGVASFQEKRAPRFQNR